The DNA region cccactgaactacACATGAAGCAAAGCAAGATCATTTGCTATGTCAGGTTTAGTAGTATTCAAATCTAATGCCCAGATTTTGCACCTAGTTGGGTTTGCATGGTTTCAATTGATTTCTGGGGAGGACAGAATGTGCCCTATAGTGGTATGCCTATTACCAAGTAATTACAATATTTGTGAGTGAGGTGGTAGATTGCTGATCTGTCTGAAATAATGTACAGTATGAGACACAGAGTCAGAAGTTTTGGTTAGGAGGCAGCAGGGTAAAGTGGTTAGAAAATGGTGAGTACAaatcaagagacctgggttttgtTCCTGATTCTAACACTGACTTGCTCTGTGCCCTTCATCAAATCAATTAACCtaactgtacctcagtttccctagttGAAAAATATTGTAGGTTTATTACTTCCATCTTTAATAGGTCTGTGATCCCCCAAAGAAAAaagctatatatacacatgcacagaATTAGTACTATTAGTGTTTTAAACTATTTAGTTAACCTATTGTTTAATTatgttttttcccaatttttttctGCCTAGTCATTATCAGAACTGGATTCATAAACCTATTGCTTTTGCAAAGTTCAggattggagggggaaaaaagctggtTTGCCCTTTGGACATGATCAGTCTTTTTGTTTGCTAGGTAAAGGTGCAGAACATTCTGAATCTCAATATGTGGATACATTTGGATTCCATACAGTCACATGCTGTGGCTTTATACAGCAGGTAAGTCTCAGCTCTGTGAAAGTTATTATTACACATTAAAATCAAACACAAATTCTATATTCAGTGGCTTGTTTTAACCACCAGTTTTGTTCTCACTGTTTAATTTTCAtcttaaaagtttttaaagtataaacaaaatataaattttaCCTCCGATGTGGGAAAAGATGGGGTTTGTTTTCCTGCACAGGACTGTTACTTTCCTGGACTGACAAGGTTTTGTTCCTATTTCAAAAATGTAAGAGTTCTGATAGACAAAAAACTTATTAATTACATAACCCTGTCTCAGTCACTGAGCAGTGCCTATTCTGTGCAATCAATAAAGtgggagtcctgtggaaaaaatagtatataaTTTTTTACATGATcctaatgcatatgcataaggaAGAAGAATTAAAGTTACATGGGCTTTCTTAGATttggcatttcccaacttttgtTTGAGCTTCCTAATATTTATGAGTGCTTAATTTTGCAACTGTAATAATACTCCTTTAAAGTAGTTTAtttgtctgtgtatatatatacacataaaaaAACTGGAATAATTTAACCATTACTGAAATATAGCCACTTCTGAGGTGGAACCTGGCAGCACAAAGCAAGCCTACACAGCAGTtttggacaggaagtgaagactaCTCATTGATTCTCCACTTGCTAAGAAAAGGATCCCTTCACAAATTACTGTGCTTCCATCCTCTCCCAAAACCCACTACATAGTTCTCAAAAGGTGAAATTCCCCCCATCCAAAGGGCCAGTGGCAAAGTCTATGCAACACTTAAATTCCACTTAAAACCCTCAGAGCAGGCTTTATATGGTGCTTCGGCCTTCTTCTGGCTCTCTGCACGGGGTGAATTTCAACCAAAATATTTAACCGTGCAGACCATTGAGAAGGACTTTGTAGACTACTAGTTGTCCCTgaaccacaatttgagaaccattATCTCACTGAAATGTCAGGGGGAATTTTGGCTATCCAGAGCTAATATAACTTGGATAAAGGGTTAAGAGATGTTTAATATCTGCAAGTGCCCAGAACCTTAAGTTTATTTCTCATATCAAAGATAGCTCCTCTGTAATATGGACTCAGAAGGAAGAATAGCCTTAAATGAATGATCAACAAAACATTTAACAGCATCCTAAATTTTTCTTGGTGGTCACCCATCCAAGAACTGACTAGGTCTTGATCCTCTTTGGTTTACAAGCACCCAGGTAGCAAGGCAACAGGCCATAGTATCAGTAATATACAGTTTAATTTTACAGATATATCAGCAGAAAATCTTTACAGTGCTGTTTCCTCTTCAACTGATCATGATCAGCTgaatcttgatatcttattttccaGGTGAATGAATGGCAAAGTGATTGGCCTACTTTCTTTATACGTCACCGACTCCAAGCTCAAATGGATTTGATTGAGAAAGCTTATGGAGACAGAGAAGCAAGAGAACTGTGGTCACAGCTTAAGGTAGGTAAATAAATACACGAATGTGTCTCAGAGATAAAAGGTCCATTGTACTTATAAAAAATATACAAGAGAAATACTTCAGTGGAATTTTACACATTTTTTATGGCAAACTTTATATGGCTTTAGTAAACAGGTCTAATTTCACTTAAGGTCCAGATGCCAGAGTTAAGAAAAAAGGGTGTATGTCACTGTACTAGCCttttaaaatgagaaagtgagtGTAATCATGTGGCTGCTTGCTTGGTTTTCAGAATCACTGTTCTGTTCTGACACTAAAGCAACAAATTTATAGTTATTTGTTCCATAATGGTACATCAGTGAGCACAGGAGACTCAGGATTTTGGTGCTAAAAGTTGTTTACTTCTTAGAACTGTTCTAATGAAAGGAAGTTGTTCTTTATTTATTGTGATAACCTGTATTGTCTATGCCTGCAAGCAATATGACAGTAGCGAATGTGGGTACTAGTAAATGATTAAACTCTGCGTGACGTGAATCAGAATTATTCTTGTTGATTAACACTTTTGACCTGCTTCTGCATCCATTGACTGTAGTTTTAATAGGGCTTCATAATGACTGAAAAGAGACAATGACTTTTATTTATTctgttatttgtattgtattgacttattttttttccttggtCAAGTAATAGTTTTTGCTTGATTGGTCATGCTTTTTCCAGCTGAAGATTCCTGAGATGTTCTGCGATGTGGAGATTGTTCCCGCTCTTCTTCATGGGGATTTGTGGGCAGGAAATGTTGCTGAGGATGATTTTGGCCCAATTGTCTTTGATCCTGCTTCCTTCTATGGTCATTCTGAATTTGACTTAGCGATTGCTGGGATGTTTGGTGGCTTTAGCAGCTCTTTCTTCTCTGCCTACCACAGTAAAATCCCCAAAGCTCCAGGTTTTGAGAAACGAAACAAGTTGTACCAGCTCTTTAATTATATAAACCACTGGAACCATTTTGGGACAGAGTACAGGGGATCTACTCTAAATGTAATGAGAAAGCTCTTAAAATAACCATTTAGAGGGTGTTCCTCAAAGAGAATCTATCACAGCCTCTTACTAATTCACATGGCCTACTTGTTGATAGCAACACAAGCTAGAAAGAGTGAAACATTGATGAGAAACCCACATGGCAGATGTAAAAGACGAGGGGGCCTTTGTACACATTTGAGCCCACTAAATACTTGCAGTGGTTGTGTAATTCCTGCATCATGTTCTAGTTTACTAGCACATATCCACACTGGTGAGTTAGGAGATTGTGTACAGTCTGTTATTTAGTTGGTGAAACTCTACATGTTTGAAAAGCAGTCTGATGGACAGCCTAATCTCATTCTCCATGGGATAACCCAGTTTTTCCCACTCTTTGCCCTTCCTGCCCTATAAGGATTTTATTATGGGGTTGTGGTATTGGAAATAATCACTAATTtatcacttcctcctcctcctctgcttttccatttgacttttctcctctttctctaTTCTCCTCTGTTCCCCTCTACCTACCTTCTAAAGGATCAGCTCCAAcatctgttgaagtcagtgggagacatTTTTGGCTTTGAGGGCAGTTGAACTGTGTCATAATTCATTTGCATAGTGCAGTCTATGAGTTAGTAtttcttaaatttattttaaattaaaatttatgaCTCTCCTTTCTAAAGGAAATATTCAGTTCAACTGATACCCCCTAAGAGTAGGTCTCTGCGCCTACTGGAGAATGAAATATATAGACAGAAAATGGATTGTCATGACATAAGATGtagataaaaaatatattttatttaaaacagccttttaaaaaacatactaaAAAACTCCCTGCAATGTAACAGACATAGCTGTTTGAGACGAAGAAATCAGCAATTCCAGATACTATATTGATTAGTACTCAATATATACACAAGTTATATAGAATTAATCTTAATAGATAGTTGCGGAAACTACCCTATTCCATCATTTGCTGATTTACTAAAGTAAAGGCACATTGTCAAAATGGTGAGGTCCAAAATTTAATTGTTTTATACTTGTTTGCAGAGTCCCTGTAATTATTTATGACAGGGCTGCCTTCTCCACCCTTTGCAGTACCGCAAACAGGCTGGATGCTTGTCAGATTTATAAGAACCAGAGTATTATTTATTAAGTCCCCTCCAACAGTTCATCAGTATATCCTTGTGCAGTAACATACATGTAAACATAAACTTCCCCCTTAGACTGCTTTctagggaggaagggggaaagatCTCTTAATTCTGTATCCTGTCCTTACCTGTCTCCTCTCCTTGTacttccttcctcttcttctaCTATTCCCTGATGATGGGTTGATTGTTCTCAGTAGCTCAGCATCCTCCTGCCTAATTAACAACCCTCTCCCAATTAAATCCACTCCAGGGGGAACAGCTAGCACcatagtgaccagagtgctgggttAGCTCTAGGTTCCTAGCACTCTTTCAAGTTGTTGaacagcttttcttttaaaacagattctgcttgctctctttatttttaaaaacagaatagatgtaggtttcagaggggtagctgtattagtctgtatcagcaaaaacaacgaggagtccttgtggcaccttagagactaacacatttatttgggcataagctttcgtaggctataacccacttcatcagatgcatgaatgAAAAATTCAGTAGGCAGGTAtcaatatacagcacatgaaaagatgggagttgccttatcaagtggggggggtcagtgctaatgaggccaattcaattagtgtggatgtggcccattcctaacagttgacaagaaggggtgaatatcaacagagggaaaattactttttgtagtgctaatgaggccaattcaatcatggtggatgtggcctattcccaacagttgacaagaaggtgtgagtatcagcagaggggaaatttattttttgtagtaaCTCAGcctctcccagtctttattcaggcctaatttgatggtgtcaagtttgcaaattaatttccacttctgcagtttcttgttgaagtctgtttttgatttttgttgttgttgaagaatgaccacttttaagtctgttattgagtgtccagggagattgaagtgctctcctactggtttttgaatgttgtaattcttgatgtctgatttgtgtccaaaTAGATGTAGTATTAGCAGCCCAGAATTGTGAGCAGCCATACAATAACAAACCTAATTAACCTTTTAATGGAAGAAAAGAAGTGGTAAATAAAGAAAGCAGTTATAATTAAAATCCTACAAACACATACATGAATAAGAATATATGTTTGGGCGGGATCATGCCTGTAATTGTAGGCTTCCAAAGATTTATAATTACCAATGAGTAAAACAGAGTTAAAATGGTCAAATTTACTTTGCCACTTTTCTTTTATTGTTAACACTGCTATTATGAATCACAACTTGAAAAACATCATTCTTCCAATGAAGTAAATCACAGCAGCTATTGAAACAATGTAGCTTTGTTTTATCTATTTTTGCATGCCTTTCATTTTGCTTAATTTATATAATTCACTTTAAAGTCTCAGAAACTTTGGACAGTAATCAAGTGGATTTTCTTTCATTGTTCACAGATATAATGGCAGAATCAGAAGGTTAGATTAAAAACCATACTGCTTTTGAATTCAGTTAAAATGATGCCAAATTATCACAAGTAATGAAAGTGATTATGCTTCTGTGATTGAAATGGAAAGGTGGAATAATCTTGTTTATAACTAAATTGATTGTGTAGTTATTAGATTGAGAATCCAGATCTGAGATAACAAAGTCCACGAGAGCTAATATGTATTACCTAAAATGTGaactaaaatatatgtacagCTTTGTAAAATGTGAAATTAAGATATGTGCACATCAAATAAAATCTAGATATTTGCACTGCATTAACAAGATCCTGATGTTTCTATATCTTGTGCTTACAGCTTTTCTGGGTTAGTGAAGTTGAAACTAATGATGGGACTGTTAtttgggaagggggtggaattgtTGGGTAATGGGACTCTCAACACCAGGAGGCATGGCAGAAGGAGAAAGTGGAAGATTGGATGCTGGGTTCTTGGAGGGAACACAGCAATGGATGGGAATAAGGTCCTGGAATAGAGCTGAAGTGTGGCTGGAGGGTGAGCTATTGGTCTGGAATTAACTGAGGTGGAGAGTTTCTGGGGATAGGTAATAGCCACTGGGAAGGGAAACATTCCTAACATAAGTGATCACTGTCATGGTAGCAGCCATTTTTAGTATCTGCACAGTGACACTTGTTAGAGAGCTTATTCCTTcatcctcccacttccctggtccttcttgtGAGAACAGAGACCAATAATACCCAAAgtctgaaggtgcaaacaattttgatgtttattggggtgaacttccaggaagcttaaatccaagttcctttttccttatttgtgaATCCCAACTTGCTTCCTGTTTGctcctaatttatatagtaatagtCTCAGCTATAcattaaccaatcattttactgaaatttacctaaccaatcctaacatattgtaacatgattagttaaccaattatatcccaccaccttaattagtttacacccagcaaaattaattatacagcagacagaaacaatcacagaaccagacagagaccatgcaaataaacaatagcaaaagtgggaactataatgacaaaataatacagaagtgaggatttcgcAACTGCATCTATAAAGATATaagcagggcctgctccaggcatcagcccagcaagcaggtgcttggggcggccaacggagaggggtggcatgtctggctcttctgcggcaatttggcggcgggtccctcactccctctgtgaacgaaggacccgccgccgaagactgaagtggcggcggtagagcagatcgcgattgtggctttttttttttccccactttttttctttttgctgctcggggtggcaaaaatcctggagctggccctggatatAAGGGTTTCCAAACTATGT from Malaclemys terrapin pileata isolate rMalTer1 chromosome 13, rMalTer1.hap1, whole genome shotgun sequence includes:
- the LOC128847693 gene encoding fructosamine-3-kinase-like, with the translated sequence MEKLLKTELKTSILKAFGSSGGGYISRGQSYETDSGRVFVKINHKPQARTMFEGEIASLEAIQKTNTLRVPQTIKVIDLPGEGAMFVMEYLKMKNLNKHSAKLGEQIADLHLHNQKLGEKLKKEGNTVGKGAEHSESQYVDTFGFHTVTCCGFIQQVNEWQSDWPTFFIRHRLQAQMDLIEKAYGDREARELWSQLKLKIPEMFCDVEIVPALLHGDLWAGNVAEDDFGPIVFDPASFYGHSEFDLAIAGMFGGFSSSFFSAYHSKIPKAPGFEKRNKLYQLFNYINHWNHFGTEYRGSTLNVMRKLLK